Below is a window of Zymoseptoria tritici IPO323 chromosome 9, whole genome shotgun sequence DNA.
ctctACATCTACGAaggtcgtaagggtaacttagccctattcgagcctgtttctaaccgccggggtaagagctcccttaaatttatagattatctTAGGAATGTTAGTAcaaccgatcttatcctatTATTtttttaggtagtttattagcctggttagggtcctgtcgccttatttagcctctttaatgttgtctatagctctttaggtacgttcgtcttttgtacctatagaatctagtattacgagctatatatcgctctatattagccgaaTAGGTGCCTtatcgagaaggtagcgcttctagtgctgcttttagggtctcgctatctattctttagcgaattctatcttttctttATCGGTAGCTATGCTAGCCTAGTTAATTGCTTAGTTAATATCTTCCtgctactattcctagtcggcgtagttctttccctcgaagatgtagggattccgggcctttaggagcgcgttcttagggatagatagccgaactagggTATTAGGTAGgatagtagggatagatccgttctgtACCTAGGCGATacggtcccttatagccttgttgcgtgcctagagaaggctaagctagaggaggcgctcctatCTAGCagtagcggcctcttccttacggatttgtttattaatgttatcttcttctcccttaggtagagtgtcttcttcctatagagggttctccggttcttcttcgccctcgttagcggcatcctagtgcccgataggttcttccaggtttttaggcccgccttcggcgtcttcgtcgtcgctaacggtagtctaagtagaggtttctatagtctctAGGTCGTTAGCAGGTTCGTTCGCACAgcgacgggtgctcttgctccctaataggccgggacgagacgaagctatctcggaagtaattcgttATGCTATAGGGTAAATCGAATTGTGtataaaaggtgcagttaagaatagagtagcagtataaatcactttagaacagactcgattcgatactctctcggaaggaggagattctacgtatccttataatataggcgcaatctagcttaaacgagcttaaaaggccctagtaggggtgtaTATGCTactaaggcaggggattagatgccgattgtcggtattcggcggaggcagatgtaacaatactatagtatattactaTTATCCTTATCTAAATCCTCGTCCTTATTACCCTTATTAAGAAACGCGCGTTCGTAGGTAGAAGGcggcgcggcggcggcggtagcgGCTATAGCGGTAGAGCCGGATATAGCGGAAAGAATAGGAGGTATAGTATactacggcgacgacgagggcaTAGGAGAGCAATCTAAACGCATCTAAGATTACTATAAAAACAGGTAAGAAACGCGACACGCGTAGATTCGAGTCCCGTGCACGTGACTAGCTAAGGCTATGAATAAAAATGAGTGAGGCTATGAATAACAACGGGGCTCTCATCGTGCGTTCGGAGGATTGACGGGCGAAGATCTGCACGCTGTGGAAAGCATGGGTAAAACTTCCACCAATCCTTCGACCACACTATGGTATATTTAGCCGGCTTGATGCCTCGTTTGGGAAGGTGGAAGATCGGCGTCACGAAGACCCACCCCCGGACTGTGGGCGTTTCTCCAGGATACCCCAGCGATCGTCGGAGAATCCTCCCCGGCATTTCTTACACGAAACATCCAAGGCGGAACATTTATAGCACAGAGTGAGAGACGGGAATCGCGGAGGAATGTTGATCTATTCGCTTGACTCGCTTGATTCTCCACACCGATCAGCGATATATAAAGTAGACCAAATCCTGCTTTACGAGTTCTGGACGATATCAACAGAAACATTAGCAAGTCTTTATTCCCTGGTCCCGGTCTCTCACCATGAGGGCTTCCTTCGCATCCATCCTTACAGGATTGACTGCGCTGGCCGCTTCGGTCAATGGCAGTCCCGTGGCTCAACCTGACGCTGAGTTGGAAACTCGTGCCGCTGCCTACGAGGGCTACATGATGGCATACTTCACTGGCAATTCGCGTGACGGAGAAAAGATATACTTTGCTGCCAGTAATGGCAACGACGCCTTGAGCTGGACCGAGCTGAACGGTGGCAAGCCGGCTCTTACTTCAACCATGGGTACTACGGGCGTCAGAGACCCGTTCATTATGCGATCTCAAGGTACAACATTCCGATTGCATACGACATCATGGATTCCGAGTTGACACACTTCCAGACGGCAGCAGATTCTACATTCTCGCCACGGATCTGTCCATCGGAAGCGGAACTTCTTTTGGCGATGCACAACGCCATGGATCTCAGTATCTCGAGATCTGGGAGTGAGTTTACTACCACTTTCCATTTTCGCAGTGCACAAACACTGATAAGTTGCAGATCCACCGACTTGGTCAACTGGGGCACTCAGCGCCACGTCAAGGTGTCAACCTCCAACGCCGGCAATACTTGGGCACCTGAAGCACAATGGGACTCTTCGATTAACAAATACGTCGTTTACTGGGCATCCACCATTTACGCCGACAGCGATCCGAACCACACGGCAAACACATACCAGAAGATGATGTACGTCACGACCTCGGACTTTTACACCTTCAGCGCACCGCAAGTCTGGCAAGACGTCGGAACCTCCCGCATCGACACCACAGTCCTGCTCGTCAACGGCACGTACTACCGCTTCACCAAGGACGAAGGTGCGGGCACAACCGGCTGTTCGGACATCATTGAAGAGCGATCGACCAGATTGCTCAACCAAGCCAGCGGGTACACCCAAGTCACCTCTTGTATCGGCAAGAAAGCTGGCACCAGCGCCGTCGAGGGACCAACTGTGTTCAAGTCCAACCCAAACGACGTCAACGGCAACAAGTTCTACCTCTGGGTCGATGAGTACGGTGGCCGTGGCTACATCCCTCTCGAGACTGCGGATATCGCAAACCCTGCGTGGACAGTCTCTGCAAAATTCACACTTCCAAAGAGTCCTCGACACGGGACAGTTCTTCCCATCACCGCTGCTGAGCTTGATCGCATCAGAGGCAACAGGTAAGATGATCGTCGTTCTGCCCGGCTGTTATATAGCTGAGTAGTCGTAGTATTGGCGCATCAGGAGCTGGACATGGCACTAACGGAGCGGGGAAATCAGCTCCCAACTTGATCCCGGGTCTCTGTAAGTACAGCAATCAGCAGCACAGAAGAGTCCCCTCACATGATCCCAACACACACGTTTCCGTTCCGCTATCAGCACCTAGGACGTTAGAAAGCTTGCTGACCTCGGTGTTTACTTTATTTAGACGCTGACCCAAACATCTGTGTCTTCAACAAGAACTACTACATCTACGCCACCTCCGACGGGTACGCCGGCTGGGGCGGCCAGGAGTTCTACGTTTGGAAATCCAGCAATCTTGTCTCCTGGACCCGCTCTGACAAGCCATTCCTCACCCTGAACGGCACATCCGGCAACGTCCCCTGGGCTGACGGAAACGCCTGGGCACCAACCGCCATCTCTCGGAATGGAAAATACTATTTCTACTTTTCTGGTAACAACCCCACGTACAACCGCAAAACCATCGGTGCAGCCGTCGCAAGTAGTCCAGAGGGTCCCTTCACCGCACAGCCCAAAGCGATGATCCTCAACGACGAGTCCGTCACTTCCGGCCAAGCTATCGACCCCGCCGCTTTCTACGACCCCAACACGGGTaaatactacctctactgGGGCAACGGCAACCCCGTCATGGCCGAGCTGGGCGACGACATGGTCTCCATCAAGGCCAATACTCTGCGCGCCATCTCCGGTTTGACCGACTTCCGCGAGGGTTCGTTCATGGTGTACCGCGAGCCGTATTACCACATGACCTACTCGATCGACGATACTGGTAGCGAAAACTACCGTGTTGGGTATGCTACGGCTCTCAGTGCTACGGGACCATTCACGTACCGTGGTATCGTGTTGGAGAAGGATGTGAGCCAGGGGATTTTGGCGACGGGACATGATAGTATTATCAATGTGCCGGGGACGGATCGTTGGTACATGGCTTACCACCGTTTCGGGAGGCCGAATGGAGATGGTCAACATCGTGAGACGACAATTGATAAGGTGACGTTTGCGAGCAATGGGCTGATGAACAAGGTCGTGCCGACGGTGGATGGTGTTCGTACGGCGGATACGGTGCCGTGAAAGGGGATCTTGGACGGATGTGAAATGAGGGGAGACAGATGTTGAGACAGGAATGACGATTTGTTAAACCTTTCAGACGAGATTCATGGAGTCCAACGAAATCCGGAAGCGCATCAAGCCGCGCTGGCGTGGGAACAGATGAGAACAATGCCGGATCCCACAGCCTTTGTGCTAGAGCATCGAGGGCATCTCGTCAACAAAGCCGACAGCCAAGTCGACTCGTTGAGGCCGTGACGGTGACGGTGGTCGCTCGGAGTACACGACACTCATTCTTCGACGCAGCAGTGCTCGTCCGGCGACTGCAAATCCGCCCGTGCGGCTCGATTCGCGCTAGCATGATGTGCTGCTGCCGTGAATGACAGTTCTTGGCATTTCACGTGCTCCCACCTCCCGTGCTCCCGTACTCAACGACTAATCTCATACTCAACTTCCAGGCAGAACTTTCGACCTTCTGTCACACCATCCTGCGCGAAAGTCTCAGATTCCCTGTCGTCATGGAGGACAACTACAGCACCTCGCTGGGGCGACCAGTCTCCCTTTTTCCGTGTCACAACCAGTGGATCGCATCAGAGCAAAACGTTACTCGACTTACAGAGCCAAAGCACATCTACACCAAGAGGAATTTTCAGCGCGCACAGACATTCACAGTCATCGTCTCCTGTTCCAAGTCTGAGCGCCCTTCGACAACGGATCAGAAAGCATTAGACGTGACCGACAAAGCTGCGTACTCGACTTGGCCGAGCGTGTCAGAACTACGCGCAGGGCTGGACACCCTTCCACAAGAACTTCAAGACCACGTCTACGACTTCACGTTCACCGCCAATCGGATTTGTCGGAAGAAGAACATGGtgacgaagaaggagatgagcATTCTCCAAGTTGACCGTGCATCGCGACACCAAGCCATGCTACAATTCTTCGCTGGAGGGATCAGATTTGACGCACAATCGCCTGACAACCCGGAGCTACCATATTGGATCGCATCCTTCCCCAAGGTCTTTCAACCCCTGATTGACAATTTCGAGTGTCAATTCTCGCAGTACACTATACATCGCGCTCGCGCAGAAAGCGACGGATACCCTCACTGCCGTGCTCAGGCTGAAACCCATGCCATATGCACTCTCTTGGCGCATGGCTTTTGTGTCAGGGAAGGGGGATGGCAGGGTCGAGTCGCAGCTGTGTATCCGGATGAGATCGAAGCCGTAATCAAGGGGTTATGAGCGTACATGCGGGCACGACGTCACAACAGCAAAGGCGGATCAATTCCTCAACGAGGGCTCAGTGACGGCGGCTGATACCGCAGCGCATCAGTGGCTGAGAGCGCGACCGAGGAGCACGAGGACGTGGGATGATGAGGCAATTCGTTCCGTCAAATGATTTGTGCGCTGGAGGGCGTGGGTCGGATGGGATGGAGAATTGTGTCATTGCGAGCGACTACTTAAGCTACTTCTACCAAGTACGGTCAATGAACTGTTCGGTAGAAAAGCAGCGAAGGAATAAAATAGTCAACGTTCTGTATACGCTCTTATACTCGAGACGTGTCACGCAGTCCTTGTCCTAAAGGAAGTAGTGTCACCCGAGAAACCGCCGTGGCACTACCTTATACTAATTGTCTAATTCGCAACACGCTAGCGCGATTGCTAGCGCATATGACTTGTAGGCCTGAGCTCTTCCACTTCCCTTCAATTCGATACCTTAACAGAAACAATTACACAACTCTCCATCATGGAAGACAATTTCCGCACCTGGTTCTTCAAATTTCCTAACGGACCAGATCGATTCCGCGTCACCCACTTCGCAAACGCCGGCGCTGATAGCAATGTCTCTTCCTCGTTGGAGCGCAGGTTCACAGTCTTCGCCAATGGAACGCAACAAACGCGCAGCAATGTCAATGGGATATGCGAACCGAGGGACGGCCAGAGACGGATTATCAGATATGCCTCTTCGCCACATAGATTGAGCGCTTTGGAAATCCGTACGGGCTTGAAGATGCTTCCACAAGAGCTTCGAGACCAGATTCAAGACCTCACCTTCACTGTCGACTGGATCTGccgagaggagaaggacatTACACAGCAAGATATGAACATACTTCAGATCGACCACGCGTCCCGATCTCGACTCGCACCGCTATTCTTCGCGGGTGGACTGAGATTGGAATGGCAAGGACCAAGCTTCGGACTGCAGTGCTGGCTAGAGTCTTTCCCAGCGGCTTTCAAGCCGCTGATTGACAACTTCGACTGTCGGTATGCACAGCCTGTGCGGGTTAGTAATATCGC
It encodes the following:
- the BXL gene encoding beta-xylosidase/Xylanase (large (924aa) secreted protein, predicted. Glycoside hydrolase, family 43 hydrolyzing O-glycosyl compounds. lighly acidic, pI 6.10. Lignocelluloses; probable involved in pathogenesis. With Biotechnology and Bioengineering applications.), giving the protein MRASFASILTGLTALAASVNGSPVAQPDAELETRAAAYEGYMMAYFTGNSRDGEKIYFAASNGNDALSWTELNGGKPALTSTMGTTGVRDPFIMRSQDGSRFYILATDLSIGSGTSFGDAQRHGSQYLEIWESTDLVNWGTQRHVKVSTSNAGNTWAPEAQWDSSINKYVVYWASTIYADSDPNHTANTYQKMMYVTTSDFYTFSAPQVWQDVGTSRIDTTVLLVNGTYYRFTKDEGAGTTGCSDIIEERSTRLLNQASGYTQVTSCIGKKAGTSAVEGPTVFKSNPNDVNGNKFYLWVDEYGGRGYIPLETADIANPAWTVSAKFTLPKSPRHGTVLPITAAELDRIRGNSRSIGASGAGHGTNGAGKSAPNLIPGLYADPNICVFNKNYYIYATSDGYAGWGGQEFYVWKSSNLVSWTRSDKPFLTLNGTSGNVPWADGNAWAPTAISRNGKYYFYFSGNNPTYNRKTIGAAVASSPEGPFTAQPKAMILNDESVTSGQAIDPAAFYDPNTGKYYLYWGNGNPVMAELGDDMVSIKANTLRAISGLTDFREGSFMVYREPYYHMTYSIDDTGSENYRVGYATALSATGPFTYRGIVLEKDVSQGILATGHDSIINVPGTDRWYMAYHRFGRPNGDGQHRETTIDKVTFASNGLMNKVVPTVDGVRTADTVP